The Sylvia atricapilla isolate bSylAtr1 chromosome 3, bSylAtr1.pri, whole genome shotgun sequence genome has a window encoding:
- the MRPL33 gene encoding large ribosomal subunit protein bL33m, protein MFLTAAALAKSKSKYILVRMKSAAETGYCFNVRRLRLQEKLVLLRYDPIAKQRVLFTEKRKIRSV, encoded by the exons aTGTTCCTGACGGCGGCGGCCC tGGCCAAGAGCAAATCTAA ATACATTCTGGTGAGGATGAAGAGCGCTGCGGAGACAGGCTACTGCTTCAACGTCAGGAGACTGCGACTGCAGGAAAAACTGGTCTTACTGAGATACGATCCCATCG CAAAACAACGTGTTCTCttcacagagaagagaaaaatccgTTCTGTGTGA